A single Phytohabitans houttuyneae DNA region contains:
- a CDS encoding Gfo/Idh/MocA family protein — protein sequence MTGPPLRVGIVGCGKIARSHVAALRAVAGVQVVAVADVDAGRARTFAAAHGVARVYPGADELLASGLDAVTICTPHGAHEDGVLAAARHRTHVLCEKPVALTVAQARRMTAATAAAGVRFGVLFQRRFWPAALGVRRAIDDGRLGTPICGGVLARFNRDAEYYAEPWRGRLDTEGGGVLMTQAIHHVDLLQWFMGPARRVTGRCATLVHGGLIEVEDTAAAVVEFASGAIATIQAGTTFRPGLGAQVWVSDARGRTASVMEFPEGVGFTDISTVPGDEVSQTGRVRAGSPDLPLARIHEHLVPYHARQVEDFVDAVRHDREPAVTGHDAVRSLEIVEAVYRSSRTGAAVDLTGG from the coding sequence GTGACCGGACCGCCGCTGCGGGTCGGCATCGTGGGCTGCGGCAAGATCGCGAGAAGTCACGTGGCCGCGCTGCGCGCCGTGGCCGGCGTCCAGGTCGTCGCGGTGGCCGATGTGGACGCCGGTCGGGCGCGGACCTTCGCGGCCGCGCACGGCGTCGCGCGGGTCTACCCGGGCGCGGACGAGCTGCTCGCGTCCGGGTTGGACGCCGTCACCATCTGCACCCCGCACGGCGCCCACGAGGACGGCGTGCTGGCCGCGGCGCGGCACCGCACCCACGTGCTGTGCGAGAAGCCGGTCGCCCTCACCGTCGCGCAGGCCCGCCGGATGACCGCCGCGACGGCGGCGGCCGGTGTCCGGTTCGGCGTGCTGTTCCAGCGCCGCTTCTGGCCGGCGGCGCTGGGCGTGCGGCGGGCGATCGACGACGGGCGGCTCGGCACGCCCATCTGCGGCGGCGTGCTCGCCCGGTTCAACCGCGACGCGGAGTACTACGCCGAGCCGTGGCGCGGCCGCCTCGACACCGAAGGCGGTGGGGTCCTGATGACGCAGGCGATCCATCACGTCGACCTGCTGCAGTGGTTTATGGGCCCGGCCCGCCGCGTCACCGGTCGCTGCGCCACGCTGGTCCACGGCGGGCTCATCGAGGTCGAGGACACCGCGGCGGCGGTCGTCGAGTTCGCCTCCGGCGCGATCGCCACCATCCAGGCTGGCACGACGTTCCGGCCCGGGCTCGGCGCGCAGGTCTGGGTGAGCGACGCGCGCGGCCGCACGGCGAGCGTGATGGAGTTTCCGGAAGGCGTCGGCTTCACCGACATCTCGACGGTGCCCGGCGACGAGGTGTCGCAGACCGGCCGGGTGCGGGCGGGTTCGCCGGACCTGCCGCTGGCGCGGATCCACGAGCACCTCGTGCCCTACCACGCCCGCCAGGTCGAGGACTTCGTCGACGCCGTCCGTCACGACCGGGAACCGGCCGTGACCGGGCACGACGCGGTCAGGTCGCTGGAGATCGTCGAGGCGGTCTACCGGTCGTCACGCACCGGCGCGGCCGTCGACCTCACCGGCGGCTAG
- a CDS encoding TRAP transporter large permease, producing MILELWMVGVVITLLLLARVPVGLAFIGPSLWYTLADGNSSGFALKTTFDGLNSFPLLAVPLFILVGVLANRLGVADRLYEFCLAALARVRGNLAYVNIGTAVGFSWMSGSALADVAGLGKIEVPHMVKAGYPYRFAAGLSASSALISPVMPPSIPAVIYAATAAVSTGALFAASVVPALLMAVGLCVYVFVWTARRPDLASVPFDVRRLRSAAIGTIGPAFVPIILLGGILSGTFTPTEAASVAVLLMVVLGLLYRTLTLRVLLQSLRETAAITGGIGLILGSAALLGLILTRAHVSQDVAELVTAVSDEPWVFMLMVNIVMLILGTVVDATAAILVTVPVLLPIAVNLGVDPVYFGVVIIINLMIGLLTPPVGSVLFVTASVTGRPVEEVFRGVTPFLIPLVAVLALISAFPAISLWLPGVLGF from the coding sequence ATGATCCTCGAGCTCTGGATGGTCGGCGTCGTCATCACGCTGCTGCTGCTCGCCCGGGTCCCCGTCGGGCTCGCCTTCATCGGCCCCAGCTTGTGGTACACGCTGGCCGACGGAAACTCCAGCGGCTTCGCGCTGAAGACCACCTTCGACGGCCTCAACAGCTTTCCGCTGCTGGCGGTGCCGCTGTTCATCCTCGTCGGCGTGCTGGCCAACCGGCTCGGCGTCGCCGACCGGCTCTACGAGTTCTGCCTGGCGGCGCTCGCCCGGGTGCGGGGCAACCTGGCGTACGTCAACATCGGCACCGCCGTGGGCTTCTCGTGGATGAGCGGCTCCGCGCTTGCCGACGTGGCGGGACTGGGCAAAATCGAGGTCCCGCACATGGTCAAGGCGGGCTACCCGTACCGGTTCGCGGCCGGCCTGTCGGCGTCGTCGGCGCTGATCAGCCCGGTCATGCCGCCGAGCATCCCGGCCGTCATCTACGCCGCGACGGCCGCGGTGTCCACCGGCGCGCTCTTCGCCGCATCGGTCGTCCCCGCCTTGCTCATGGCGGTCGGCCTCTGCGTGTACGTGTTCGTATGGACCGCTCGCCGTCCGGACCTCGCCTCGGTGCCGTTCGACGTCCGGCGGCTGCGCAGCGCGGCGATCGGCACCATCGGTCCCGCCTTCGTCCCGATCATCCTGCTCGGTGGCATCCTGTCCGGCACGTTCACGCCGACCGAGGCGGCGTCGGTGGCGGTGCTCCTGATGGTCGTGCTCGGCCTGCTCTACCGCACACTGACGCTCAGGGTGCTGCTGCAGTCCCTGCGCGAGACGGCCGCCATCACCGGCGGCATCGGCCTGATCCTTGGTTCGGCCGCACTGCTGGGCCTGATCCTGACCCGTGCCCACGTGTCGCAGGACGTGGCCGAACTGGTGACGGCGGTGTCGGACGAGCCGTGGGTCTTCATGCTCATGGTCAACATCGTCATGCTCATCCTCGGCACGGTGGTCGACGCGACGGCCGCCATCCTCGTGACCGTGCCGGTGCTGCTGCCGATCGCCGTCAACCTCGGTGTCGACCCGGTCTACTTCGGCGTGGTGATAATCATCAACCTGATGATCGGTCTGCTGACGCCACCCGTCGGGAGCGTCCTGTTCGTCACCGCGTCGGTAACGGGGCGGCCGGTCGAAGAGGTGTTCCGCGGGGTCACTCCGTTCCTGATCCCGCTCGTCGCCGTCCTCGCGCTCATCTCCGCCTTCCCGGCCATCTCACTGTGGCTTCCCGGCGTGCTCGGGTTCTGA
- a CDS encoding type II 3-dehydroquinate dehydratase codes for MARRLFILNGPNLNMLGRREPHLYGTVTLAEIEKRCRALAVELGFDLFFGQSNTEGQLLDWVHQAYDEGALVIINPAGLSTRSVALLDALRMLDQPVVEVHLTNVFSREATYHQEPLTARAAGGFLAGFGPDVYELAMLSLKGEPG; via the coding sequence GTGGCACGCCGCTTGTTCATCCTCAATGGACCCAACCTCAACATGCTCGGTCGCCGCGAGCCGCACCTGTACGGCACGGTCACGCTCGCCGAGATCGAGAAACGGTGCCGCGCACTCGCCGTCGAGCTGGGCTTCGACCTGTTCTTCGGCCAGTCCAACACCGAGGGCCAGCTGCTGGACTGGGTGCATCAGGCGTACGACGAGGGCGCCCTTGTCATCATCAACCCGGCCGGGCTTTCGACCAGGTCGGTCGCCCTGCTCGACGCCCTCCGGATGCTCGACCAGCCGGTCGTGGAGGTCCATCTCACAAACGTCTTCAGCCGCGAGGCGACCTACCACCAGGAGCCGCTGACCGCGCGGGCGGCCGGCGGGTTCCTGGCCGGCTTCGGCCCGGACGTGTACGAGCTCGCGATGCTCAGCCTCAAAGGCGAGCCGGGGTGA
- a CDS encoding TRAP transporter small permease gives MTAERLEEHGAAADAAELVPQPREPKVLRAWAAVEMAIACAAVVAILVAVLWQVLSRYVPALNWPEVGEIASYSLIILTFIMIGYLIGNNGHITIQIVDYIAKGRALVVVKAVSAACTAVICALFAWEAYELILAYPNRRTAALGIPVWVLYAFPLVGFLSGTVRAVVRIFLANQPDPVFDAAETR, from the coding sequence ATGACCGCCGAGCGGCTGGAGGAGCACGGCGCCGCGGCGGACGCCGCCGAGCTCGTGCCCCAACCGCGCGAGCCGAAGGTCCTGCGCGCCTGGGCGGCGGTGGAGATGGCGATCGCCTGCGCGGCCGTCGTCGCCATCCTCGTCGCGGTGCTGTGGCAGGTGCTCAGCAGGTACGTGCCGGCCCTCAACTGGCCGGAGGTCGGGGAGATAGCGAGCTACTCGCTGATCATCCTGACGTTCATCATGATCGGGTACCTGATCGGCAACAACGGCCACATCACCATCCAGATCGTCGACTACATCGCCAAGGGCCGGGCCCTCGTGGTCGTCAAGGCCGTCTCCGCGGCGTGCACTGCGGTGATCTGTGCGCTGTTCGCGTGGGAGGCCTACGAGCTGATCCTCGCCTACCCCAACCGGCGCACCGCCGCGCTCGGCATCCCCGTCTGGGTGCTGTACGCGTTTCCGCTCGTCGGCTTCCTCTCCGGCACCGTGCGGGCGGTCGTGCGCATCTTCCTGGCCAACCAGCCGGATCCCGTCTTCGACGCGGCGGAGACACGATGA
- a CDS encoding TetR family transcriptional regulator: MAGTQVTEPAGRVRDSARTRAEILDVATEQFAAHGYHGSRVDEIAALTRTTKRMIYYHFGGKKQLYIAVLERAYARIRAAEREVSVDNLDPVTALRRVAEVTFDHHGAHPEFIRLVSIENIHNAEHVKELVKLVDLSGPVISMLDGILRRGRAEALFRTDVDAVDVHMMISAFCVFHVANRHTFGAIFGRDLLDPARRGHYRTMCGDMVERYLSLAAGEVDGRAGA, translated from the coding sequence ATGGCCGGTACGCAGGTCACGGAACCCGCCGGGCGGGTTCGGGACAGCGCGCGCACCCGCGCCGAGATCCTCGACGTCGCCACGGAGCAGTTCGCCGCACACGGCTACCACGGCTCGCGCGTGGACGAGATCGCCGCACTGACCCGCACCACGAAGCGGATGATCTACTACCACTTCGGCGGCAAGAAGCAGCTCTACATCGCCGTGCTCGAGCGGGCCTATGCCCGGATCCGGGCGGCCGAGCGCGAGGTCAGCGTGGACAACCTCGACCCGGTCACGGCGCTGCGGCGGGTCGCGGAGGTCACGTTCGACCATCATGGCGCCCACCCGGAGTTCATCCGGCTGGTCTCGATCGAAAACATCCACAACGCCGAACACGTCAAGGAGCTCGTCAAGCTCGTCGACCTCAGCGGCCCGGTCATCTCCATGTTGGACGGCATCCTGCGCCGCGGTCGCGCCGAGGCACTGTTCCGCACCGATGTGGACGCCGTCGACGTGCACATGATGATCAGCGCGTTCTGCGTCTTCCACGTGGCGAACCGGCACACGTTCGGCGCGATCTTCGGTCGTGACCTGCTGGATCCCGCACGCCGCGGCCACTACCGGACCATGTGCGGCGACATGGTCGAGCGGTACCTGTCCCTAGCCGCCGGTGAGGTCGACGGCCGCGCCGGTGCGTGA
- a CDS encoding outer membrane protein assembly factor BamB family protein → MTQIDRRNVLKGAAAVAVAAAAVPTVAPPAAGAAGRGTGAADLARFDTPGDQDFPKVGGNLGNQNYTSLRRIHPGNVRRLRGAWVNRIEGGLTQGNSQSTAVAVDGVLYIESALGNVIAVDGVTGQTKWRYEQVRGSLTRRGVAVGGGYVFTKSNENYVIALDQETGQVAWERQVNGYGNIEKVAVVYHDGLLFCGTNDGPRGAALALDARNGDLLWHFWGTPGPGEFGNDTWEGESWMDGGATPWIHPAVDPELGLTYWTFGNARGNNSSQDGSARGGQNLFANSLVALDMRTGAYRWHFQSVHHDIWDMDNVMAPVLADVRIKGRRRKVVVYGSKSGMFFVLDRTDGTAPLGVVERPVPQEPRQKTWPTQPFPVQGGWTEHHVVDQPLGTSVPGDPNRAVPNYVRGALYDPHWDVPILSIPGHGGGADWSHMSFSHRTGLVYTGFGYVAAAHSLTESSNGLRPPGEYQTGGIVAVDVSTNRVRWKRRMPYSLAHGNGILTTGTDLMFIGQPDGNLLAMDARTSRELWRFQTGAAISSSPIMYRAGGKEYLAVYAGGTSIPYGNSAPRGDFLWAFEIDGSVGPAPTPPPPVIRRPVSGGPVEGAAVADTVVIGRTYNAATGQIGATESFAVAGMAPTHLRVPAGTTVTFTNHPGNAGERGVTQFFEGLFEARLAPGESFRYTFTRTGEYFFNDPASPRSTGKVEVY, encoded by the coding sequence ATGACACAGATCGACCGCAGAAACGTGCTCAAGGGCGCCGCGGCGGTGGCCGTCGCCGCGGCAGCCGTACCCACCGTCGCCCCGCCGGCGGCCGGCGCGGCCGGGCGCGGCACCGGCGCCGCCGACCTGGCCCGCTTCGACACCCCGGGCGACCAGGACTTTCCCAAGGTCGGCGGCAACCTGGGCAACCAGAACTACACCTCGCTGCGGCGCATCCATCCCGGAAACGTGCGCCGCCTGCGCGGCGCCTGGGTCAACCGCATCGAGGGCGGGCTCACCCAGGGCAACAGCCAGAGCACCGCGGTGGCCGTCGACGGTGTGCTCTACATCGAGTCGGCACTGGGCAACGTCATCGCGGTGGACGGTGTCACCGGGCAGACCAAATGGCGGTACGAGCAGGTCCGCGGCAGCCTGACCCGGCGCGGGGTGGCCGTCGGCGGCGGCTACGTGTTCACCAAGTCCAACGAGAACTACGTCATCGCGCTCGACCAGGAAACCGGCCAGGTCGCCTGGGAGCGTCAGGTCAACGGCTACGGCAACATCGAGAAGGTCGCCGTCGTCTACCACGACGGCCTGCTGTTCTGCGGCACCAACGACGGCCCCCGCGGCGCCGCGCTGGCGCTCGACGCCCGCAACGGCGACCTGCTCTGGCACTTCTGGGGCACGCCCGGGCCGGGCGAGTTCGGCAACGACACGTGGGAGGGCGAGTCCTGGATGGACGGCGGCGCCACGCCGTGGATCCACCCCGCCGTCGACCCGGAGCTGGGACTGACGTACTGGACCTTCGGCAACGCCCGCGGGAACAACTCCTCACAGGACGGTTCGGCCCGCGGCGGGCAGAACCTTTTCGCGAACTCGCTCGTCGCGCTCGACATGCGCACGGGTGCGTACCGCTGGCATTTCCAGTCGGTGCACCACGACATCTGGGACATGGACAACGTCATGGCGCCGGTCCTGGCCGACGTCAGGATCAAGGGCCGGCGGCGCAAGGTGGTCGTCTACGGCAGCAAGTCGGGCATGTTCTTCGTCCTCGACCGGACCGACGGCACCGCCCCGCTCGGCGTCGTGGAGCGACCGGTGCCGCAGGAGCCGCGCCAGAAGACCTGGCCGACCCAACCGTTTCCGGTGCAGGGCGGCTGGACCGAGCACCACGTCGTCGACCAGCCGCTGGGCACCTCGGTGCCGGGCGACCCCAACCGGGCCGTGCCCAACTACGTGCGGGGCGCGTTGTACGACCCGCACTGGGACGTGCCGATCCTGTCGATTCCCGGCCACGGCGGCGGCGCGGACTGGTCGCACATGTCCTTCAGCCACCGCACCGGGCTGGTGTACACCGGCTTCGGATATGTCGCGGCCGCCCACTCGCTCACCGAGAGCAGCAACGGCCTGCGGCCGCCGGGGGAGTACCAGACCGGCGGCATCGTCGCCGTCGACGTGAGCACCAACCGGGTGCGGTGGAAGCGGCGCATGCCGTACTCGCTGGCACACGGCAACGGCATCCTCACCACCGGGACCGACCTGATGTTCATCGGCCAGCCGGACGGCAACCTGCTGGCCATGGACGCCCGCACGAGCCGCGAGCTGTGGCGCTTCCAGACCGGCGCGGCGATCAGCTCCAGCCCGATCATGTACCGCGCCGGCGGCAAGGAGTACCTCGCGGTCTACGCCGGGGGCACCAGCATCCCGTACGGCAACTCCGCGCCGCGCGGCGACTTCCTCTGGGCGTTCGAGATCGACGGTTCCGTGGGCCCGGCGCCGACCCCGCCACCCCCGGTGATCCGCCGGCCGGTCTCCGGCGGCCCGGTCGAGGGAGCCGCGGTGGCCGACACCGTGGTGATCGGCCGCACGTACAACGCCGCGACCGGGCAGATCGGCGCCACCGAGTCGTTCGCCGTCGCCGGCATGGCGCCCACGCACCTGAGGGTCCCGGCCGGCACGACCGTGACGTTCACCAACCATCCCGGCAACGCCGGCGAGCGCGGCGTGACCCAGTTCTTCGAGGGTCTTTTCGAGGCGCGGCTGGCCCCGGGCGAGTCCTTCCGGTACACGTTCACCCGCACCGGCGAGTACTTCTTCAACGACCCGGCCAGCCCTCGGTCGACCGGCAAGGTCGAGGTCTACTAG
- a CDS encoding thiamine pyrophosphate-binding protein: protein MSPDDTVTAAEAMVAQLESYGVEYVFGTCGHTNIALLDAMGRSTIRFVIARHEQAAAHAADGYARATGKPGVVLLHVGPGMTNAVTGVMTAALDSVPLVAIAGDIPSYYRGRHPHQEVNLHADGDQSAIYRPFVKRAWQVHRAADLARFTERAFWTATAGRPGAVLLSVPMDLFSRPVPRDAAAGFPLATPERPGLRAEVAGRIADLLVSARRPLVYLGGGLRRGPGLDALRSLVEHLDIPVAHSLMAKGTLPDSHPLLLGMPGFWGLELTNRYTREADVVLALATRFAETDASSWDRRYTWQFPPGELIQIDIDPAEIGRNFPVTVGAVADVADAVQAIDAAVRDRQATPSSRPGLRESITAARGTLFTESRERGTSQRFPLRPERILTDLRAAIPPDAILVTDVGWNKNGVAQCYELPDEGRFITPGGASTMGFGPAAAVGVQIAQPDRTVVALIGDGGMGAQLPAVPMAVEQGAPVIFVVMNNRSHGTISDLQSASFGHSYGCDFVTPDGSPYSPDFAAYGRACGADGYTVDSADSFGEALRAAVAARRPAVLDVPMVNEPVPTPGHWNIKDIYQGIFD from the coding sequence ATGAGCCCCGACGACACGGTGACGGCGGCCGAGGCGATGGTCGCCCAGCTCGAGTCGTACGGCGTCGAGTACGTCTTCGGCACCTGCGGGCACACCAACATCGCCCTGCTCGACGCGATGGGACGCAGCACGATCAGGTTTGTCATCGCCCGCCACGAGCAGGCCGCGGCGCACGCCGCCGACGGGTACGCCCGCGCCACCGGCAAGCCCGGCGTGGTGCTGCTGCACGTCGGGCCCGGCATGACCAACGCGGTCACCGGCGTCATGACCGCGGCCCTGGACTCGGTACCGCTGGTGGCGATCGCCGGCGACATCCCCTCGTACTACCGGGGGCGGCACCCGCACCAGGAGGTGAACCTGCACGCCGACGGGGACCAGTCGGCCATCTACCGGCCGTTCGTGAAGCGGGCCTGGCAGGTGCACCGCGCCGCCGACCTGGCCCGGTTCACCGAGCGTGCGTTCTGGACCGCGACCGCCGGGCGGCCCGGCGCCGTGCTGCTCAGCGTGCCGATGGACCTGTTCTCCCGACCGGTACCGCGGGACGCCGCCGCCGGCTTCCCGCTCGCCACGCCGGAGCGGCCGGGCCTGCGCGCCGAGGTCGCCGGCCGGATCGCCGACCTGCTGGTGAGCGCGCGGCGCCCGCTGGTGTACCTGGGTGGCGGGCTGCGCCGCGGTCCCGGGCTCGACGCGTTGCGGTCGCTGGTCGAGCACCTCGACATCCCGGTGGCGCACTCGCTGATGGCCAAGGGCACGCTTCCCGACAGCCACCCACTGCTGCTGGGCATGCCGGGCTTCTGGGGCCTTGAGCTGACCAACCGGTACACCCGGGAGGCCGACGTCGTCCTCGCGCTGGCCACCCGCTTCGCCGAGACCGACGCCAGCTCCTGGGACCGCCGGTACACCTGGCAGTTTCCGCCCGGCGAGCTCATCCAGATCGACATCGACCCGGCCGAGATCGGTCGCAACTTCCCGGTCACCGTCGGTGCCGTCGCGGACGTCGCCGACGCGGTCCAGGCGATCGACGCGGCGGTACGCGACCGGCAGGCCACGCCCAGCAGCCGGCCCGGACTGCGCGAGAGCATCACCGCGGCCCGCGGGACACTGTTCACCGAGAGCCGGGAGCGCGGCACCAGCCAGCGCTTTCCGCTGCGACCCGAGCGGATCCTGACCGACCTGCGGGCCGCCATCCCGCCCGACGCGATCCTCGTCACCGACGTCGGGTGGAACAAGAACGGCGTCGCCCAGTGCTACGAGCTGCCCGACGAGGGCCGCTTCATCACCCCGGGCGGCGCCTCGACGATGGGCTTCGGCCCGGCCGCCGCGGTCGGCGTGCAGATCGCGCAACCCGACCGCACCGTTGTCGCGCTGATCGGCGACGGCGGGATGGGCGCGCAGCTGCCGGCGGTACCGATGGCGGTCGAGCAGGGCGCACCGGTGATCTTCGTCGTGATGAACAACCGCTCCCACGGCACCATCTCCGACCTGCAGTCCGCGAGCTTCGGACACAGCTACGGCTGCGACTTCGTCACCCCGGACGGCTCGCCGTACAGCCCCGACTTCGCCGCCTATGGCCGCGCCTGCGGGGCGGACGGCTACACAGTGGACAGTGCCGACTCGTTCGGCGAGGCGCTGCGCGCTGCGGTCGCGGCCCGCCGGCCGGCGGTGCTGGACGTACCGATGGTCAACGAACCCGTACCCACCCCCGGTCACTGGAACATCAAGGACATCTACCAGGGCATCTTCGACTGA
- a CDS encoding aldehyde dehydrogenase family protein, which produces MLDNLIRTAPTDVVEVGCLVAGEWLAGGTRAERIGPWARRAVSTARQADGGDVRAALAYARGGAKAVARMSPAARAGVLERAAATALERREELARLLALELGKPLKDGLGEIDRVADTFAVCAAEARRIGGEVLPVAGWARGVGNTAFTHRAPVGVALAITPFNAPANLLAHKLAAAFAAGNTTIVKPPPQGPASSAGVVALLLDAGMPAEAVQLLHGDGRVGAELCAAPEVGVISFTGSVATGAAVARAAGAKRLVMELGGNAATIVCEDADVGAAARICARTGYSNSGQSCISVQRVYVHRDRYEEFLDAFTGEVERLAVGDPLDPATDVGSMVDDDAAERVVMWVDEAVAAGARVTTGGQRDGATVTPTVVASPPAQARLVRDEVFGAAVSVLPYDDFQGVLTTCNDSRYGLQAGLFTYDVRRVVTAWRELEVGGLVVNGSSNFRLDHVPFGGVKDSGFGRESPRWMIDDYTVVKTLMLRGMSLFGDQEGTR; this is translated from the coding sequence ATGCTCGACAACCTCATCCGGACCGCGCCGACCGACGTCGTCGAGGTCGGCTGCCTCGTGGCCGGCGAATGGCTGGCCGGCGGCACGCGCGCCGAGCGGATCGGGCCGTGGGCACGCCGCGCCGTCAGCACCGCACGGCAGGCGGACGGCGGCGACGTGCGCGCCGCGCTGGCGTACGCGCGGGGTGGCGCCAAGGCGGTGGCCCGGATGTCGCCGGCGGCGCGGGCCGGCGTGCTGGAGCGGGCGGCGGCCACCGCCCTCGAGCGGCGCGAAGAGCTCGCCCGCCTGCTGGCGCTGGAGCTGGGCAAGCCGCTCAAGGACGGCCTGGGCGAGATCGACCGGGTCGCCGACACGTTCGCGGTCTGCGCGGCGGAGGCCCGGCGGATCGGTGGCGAGGTGCTGCCGGTGGCCGGCTGGGCTCGCGGCGTGGGCAACACCGCCTTCACCCACCGCGCTCCGGTCGGCGTGGCGCTCGCGATCACGCCGTTCAACGCCCCGGCCAACCTGCTCGCACACAAGCTCGCGGCCGCGTTCGCCGCCGGCAACACCACGATCGTCAAGCCGCCACCGCAGGGACCGGCCTCGTCGGCCGGGGTCGTGGCGCTTCTGCTCGATGCCGGCATGCCGGCGGAGGCGGTCCAGCTGCTGCACGGCGACGGGCGCGTGGGCGCCGAGCTGTGCGCCGCCCCGGAGGTCGGCGTGATCAGCTTTACCGGCAGCGTGGCCACCGGCGCGGCCGTCGCCCGCGCGGCCGGCGCCAAGCGCCTGGTCATGGAGCTCGGCGGCAACGCCGCCACCATCGTGTGCGAGGACGCGGACGTCGGCGCCGCCGCGCGGATCTGCGCCCGCACCGGCTACAGCAACTCCGGCCAGAGCTGCATCTCGGTGCAGCGGGTCTACGTACACCGCGACCGCTACGAGGAGTTTCTCGACGCCTTCACCGGCGAGGTGGAGCGGCTGGCGGTCGGCGACCCGCTCGACCCGGCCACCGACGTCGGTTCGATGGTCGACGACGACGCGGCCGAGCGCGTCGTGATGTGGGTGGACGAGGCGGTCGCGGCCGGGGCGAGGGTCACCACCGGCGGCCAGCGCGACGGCGCGACGGTGACGCCCACAGTCGTCGCCTCTCCGCCGGCGCAGGCGCGCCTGGTCCGCGACGAGGTGTTCGGCGCGGCGGTCAGCGTCCTGCCCTACGACGACTTCCAGGGTGTGCTGACCACCTGCAACGACAGCCGCTACGGCCTGCAGGCGGGCCTGTTCACCTACGACGTCCGGCGGGTCGTCACGGCCTGGCGGGAGCTGGAGGTCGGCGGCCTGGTCGTCAACGGGTCGTCCAACTTCCGGCTCGACCACGTCCCGTTCGGCGGCGTCAAGGACTCGGGCTTCGGCCGCGAGTCGCCCCGCTGGATGATCGACGACTACACCGTCGTCAAGACGCTCATGCTGCGCGGCATGTCCCTGTTCGGCGACCAGGAAGGCACCCGATGA
- a CDS encoding IclR family transcriptional regulator has translation MEAPIKGGAPAEQPAEAGDAQGVRSVQRALDILALLTEDRPAITVREIVDATGLAKTTVLRMVSTLEQSGLLWATAGGYMAGPGLWRWAHLVQRTWELPPDTQRSMRELAARQRETVNVYVARDIYRVCIAQQEGPQPLRHVVHVGDELPMWAGASAKVLLRDASPALLERIARSSPYGPKHVRRLREWIDEAAVRGYAESHGEREDGLSAVAAPILGGSGQVIAALGLSGPTIRFTENRVADFAADLKQMAQQMSERGFAHPFGAG, from the coding sequence GTGGAGGCGCCCATCAAGGGAGGTGCTCCGGCGGAGCAGCCGGCGGAGGCCGGTGACGCCCAGGGCGTGCGCAGCGTCCAGCGCGCCCTCGACATCCTCGCGCTGCTGACCGAGGATCGGCCGGCCATCACGGTCCGGGAGATCGTCGACGCGACCGGCCTGGCCAAGACGACGGTGCTGCGCATGGTCTCCACGCTGGAGCAGAGCGGCCTGCTCTGGGCCACCGCCGGTGGATACATGGCCGGGCCGGGACTCTGGCGGTGGGCACACCTCGTGCAACGCACCTGGGAGCTGCCGCCGGACACGCAGCGCAGCATGCGCGAGTTGGCCGCGCGCCAGCGCGAGACCGTCAACGTGTACGTCGCCCGCGACATCTACCGGGTCTGCATCGCCCAGCAGGAAGGGCCGCAGCCGCTGCGCCACGTCGTGCACGTCGGCGACGAGCTGCCGATGTGGGCCGGCGCGTCGGCGAAGGTCCTGCTGCGCGACGCCAGCCCGGCCCTGCTGGAGCGCATCGCCCGAAGCTCCCCCTACGGCCCGAAGCACGTCCGGCGGCTGCGGGAGTGGATCGACGAGGCGGCGGTGCGCGGGTACGCCGAGAGCCACGGCGAGCGGGAGGACGGGCTGTCCGCGGTCGCCGCCCCGATTCTGGGTGGCTCCGGACAGGTCATCGCCGCGCTCGGACTGAGCGGGCCGACCATCCGCTTCACCGAAAACCGGGTCGCCGACTTCGCCGCCGACCTCAAGCAGATGGCGCAGCAGATGTCCGAACGGGGCTTCGCCCATCCGTTCGGCGCCGGCTGA